The Paenibacillus sophorae genome has a segment encoding these proteins:
- the ftsW gene encoding putative lipid II flippase FtsW: MKENDNRPRKGTPDFQLLILTLLLAGFGLIMVFSSSSALTLVDKKFGHDPLYFLKKQIIWAVLGTVVMFVSMNIPYTKFKKWYAPLFVITLVLLLFVATTEGINGASSWMSIGGLGIQPTELAKLSIILYLAALITKKGERLRDLKTGYIPVMVIVGIVAGLIMLQPDLGSCIILVATSGLVIFAGGASLKHILASIGLLILGVGLVLGAKMMIDSLSPHTEQAAANKDYRQGRIEAFIDPFQDPDGAGYNIRQSLTALGEGGLGGSGIGKGVQKLHYLPYPYTDFIFAVIGEELGFAGTLLFLLVYLYFIWRGILVALRCKDPFGTLIGIGVMGLIAIQAFVNIGGVTKTIPLTGVTLPFISYGGSSLLVTMLSMGIMLNISRESARPTREEHTKSVRITRSISR, encoded by the coding sequence ATGAAAGAAAACGACAATCGCCCAAGGAAGGGCACACCCGATTTTCAACTATTAATTTTGACGCTGTTGTTGGCCGGATTCGGCCTAATCATGGTCTTCAGTTCAAGTTCAGCCCTCACTTTGGTCGACAAGAAATTCGGTCACGACCCGCTGTATTTTTTGAAAAAGCAGATCATTTGGGCTGTGCTCGGCACCGTGGTGATGTTTGTTTCAATGAACATCCCTTACACTAAATTCAAAAAATGGTATGCGCCGCTGTTCGTAATCACCCTGGTTCTGCTTCTATTTGTGGCTACTACCGAGGGGATCAACGGGGCAAGCAGCTGGATGAGCATTGGCGGACTCGGCATCCAGCCGACGGAGCTTGCCAAATTATCGATTATCCTGTATCTGGCCGCCCTGATTACCAAAAAAGGTGAACGCCTTCGTGATCTAAAGACTGGTTATATTCCGGTCATGGTTATTGTGGGCATTGTCGCAGGACTGATTATGCTGCAGCCGGACCTCGGTTCCTGCATCATTCTCGTCGCCACAAGCGGGCTGGTTATTTTCGCCGGGGGCGCCAGCCTGAAACATATTTTGGCGTCCATCGGACTGCTCATACTGGGCGTGGGTCTGGTGCTCGGCGCCAAAATGATGATCGACTCCCTTTCTCCCCATACGGAGCAGGCGGCGGCCAACAAGGATTACCGCCAAGGCCGGATTGAAGCGTTTATCGATCCGTTCCAGGACCCCGATGGGGCCGGATATAATATCAGACAATCCTTGACCGCGCTTGGAGAAGGCGGCTTGGGCGGTTCCGGTATCGGCAAAGGCGTGCAAAAGCTGCATTATCTGCCATATCCGTATACGGACTTTATATTTGCCGTCATCGGTGAGGAGCTCGGTTTTGCCGGCACGCTTCTGTTTCTGCTGGTTTATCTCTATTTTATCTGGAGAGGCATTCTCGTGGCGCTTAGGTGCAAGGACCCTTTCGGAACCTTGATCGGCATCGGAGTCATGGGACTTATCGCGATTCAGGCCTTTGTCAATATCGGCGGGGTAACAAAGACTATTCCGCTGACTGGTGTTACGCTTCCATTTATCAGCTACGGCGGCTCTTCACTTCTGGTCACGATGCTGTCGATGGGGATTATGCTTAACATTTCGCGTGAAAGCGCCCGTCCAACGAGAGAAGAGCATACGAAATCGGTCAGGATCACCCGTTCAATATCCCGCTAA